One window from the genome of Thermococcus siculi encodes:
- the hypF gene encoding carbamoyltransferase HypF, which yields MKAYRLHVQGIVQAVGFRPFVYRIAHEHGLRGYVKNLGDAGVEIVVEGPEGEIEAFIRDLHAKKPPLARIEKVERREIPPQGFDRFYIEKSSQGGKGGDSVIPPDIAICDDCLRELFNPTDKRYIYPFIVCTNCGPRFTIIEDLPYDRENTTMREFPMCDYCEGEYRDPLNRRYHAEPVCCPVCGPSYRLYTNDGREIIGDPLKKAAELIDKGYIVAVKGIGGIHLACDATNEEAVAELRRRTHRPQKPFAIMARDVETVEEFAFISPEELEELTSYRRPILTLRKREPFPLPENLAPGLHTVGVMLPYAGTHYILFHWSKSPVYVMTSANYPGMPMVKDNERAFEELRDVADYFLLHNRKILNRADDSVIRFVNGRRAVIRRSRGFVPLPIGIPFDYRGLAVGAELMNAFGVVKNGKVYPSQYIGNTSKVEVLEFMEGAIKHFQRLLRVKEFDLIVADLHPTYNTTKLAMELANEMNVELLQVQHHYAHIASVMAENGLDEVIGIAVDGVGYGTDGNTWGGEVIYLSYEDVERLAHIDYYPLPGGDLASYYPLRALMGILSKVYGVEELEGIIERCCPKAIESLRYGRVEFNVVLTQLAKEVNTSYASSTGRVLDAFSVLLNVAYRRHYEGEPAMKLESFAMRGKNDLKFEVPVDGELMHVEELFRDALEVLGRAPPADVAYSVHLALGRAFAEIAVEKAREFGVKNVGMSGGGAFNEPIVKTVRKIVEASGLKFYTTHEVPRGDNGINVGQAFLGGLYLEGYLSREDLML from the coding sequence ATGAAGGCTTACAGACTTCACGTTCAGGGCATCGTCCAGGCCGTTGGCTTTCGCCCCTTCGTCTACAGGATAGCCCATGAGCATGGCCTGAGGGGCTACGTCAAGAACCTCGGCGATGCGGGCGTTGAGATAGTCGTCGAGGGGCCAGAAGGTGAGATAGAGGCCTTCATCCGCGACCTTCACGCCAAAAAGCCCCCTCTCGCGAGAATCGAGAAGGTGGAGAGAAGGGAGATACCCCCTCAGGGCTTCGACAGGTTTTACATCGAGAAGAGTTCCCAGGGGGGCAAAGGGGGGGACTCGGTCATCCCGCCCGACATAGCGATATGCGATGATTGCCTGAGGGAGCTTTTCAACCCGACCGATAAGCGCTACATTTACCCCTTCATAGTCTGCACCAACTGCGGTCCAAGGTTCACGATAATCGAAGACCTGCCCTACGACCGCGAGAATACCACGATGAGAGAGTTCCCGATGTGCGACTACTGCGAGGGCGAGTACAGAGACCCGCTCAACAGACGCTATCATGCCGAACCCGTCTGCTGTCCCGTTTGCGGCCCTAGTTACAGGCTCTACACCAATGACGGGCGGGAGATAATAGGCGACCCGCTGAAAAAGGCGGCCGAGCTTATCGATAAGGGCTACATCGTGGCGGTGAAGGGCATCGGAGGAATCCATCTGGCATGCGACGCGACCAACGAGGAAGCCGTGGCAGAGCTGAGGAGAAGAACCCACCGGCCCCAGAAGCCCTTCGCCATAATGGCGAGGGACGTCGAGACCGTTGAGGAGTTTGCATTCATCTCGCCGGAAGAGCTGGAGGAGCTGACCTCCTACAGGAGGCCGATACTGACGCTCCGCAAGAGGGAACCCTTCCCGCTGCCTGAGAACCTCGCGCCGGGTCTGCACACGGTTGGAGTCATGCTCCCCTACGCGGGAACGCACTACATCCTCTTCCACTGGAGCAAAAGTCCGGTCTACGTCATGACCTCGGCCAACTACCCGGGAATGCCGATGGTAAAGGACAACGAGAGGGCCTTTGAGGAGCTGAGGGATGTGGCCGATTATTTCCTGCTCCACAACAGGAAGATTCTCAACAGGGCTGACGACAGCGTTATCAGGTTCGTCAACGGCAGGAGGGCAGTCATAAGGCGCTCCCGCGGCTTCGTACCGCTTCCAATCGGGATACCCTTCGACTACCGCGGCCTGGCGGTCGGGGCGGAGCTGATGAACGCCTTCGGAGTGGTGAAAAACGGCAAGGTCTATCCGAGCCAGTACATAGGAAACACCTCCAAGGTTGAGGTTCTGGAGTTCATGGAGGGGGCAATAAAGCACTTCCAGAGGCTCCTCCGCGTTAAGGAGTTCGATTTGATTGTGGCCGACCTCCACCCGACCTACAACACGACGAAGCTGGCGATGGAGCTGGCGAACGAGATGAACGTTGAACTCCTCCAGGTTCAGCACCACTACGCCCACATAGCGAGCGTCATGGCTGAAAACGGTCTCGACGAGGTAATAGGCATAGCCGTTGATGGAGTGGGCTACGGGACCGACGGGAACACCTGGGGCGGCGAGGTGATATACCTGAGCTACGAGGACGTGGAGAGACTCGCCCATATCGACTACTACCCCCTTCCAGGCGGTGACCTGGCGAGCTACTACCCGCTGAGGGCGCTGATGGGCATACTGAGCAAGGTCTACGGCGTTGAGGAACTCGAGGGGATAATAGAGAGGTGCTGCCCGAAGGCCATAGAGAGCCTAAGGTACGGAAGGGTGGAGTTCAACGTCGTCCTCACCCAGCTCGCGAAGGAGGTAAACACGAGCTATGCATCGTCAACCGGGAGAGTCCTCGACGCATTCTCCGTGCTTCTCAACGTTGCCTACAGGAGGCACTACGAGGGCGAACCGGCTATGAAGCTGGAGAGCTTCGCGATGCGCGGCAAGAACGACCTCAAGTTTGAGGTTCCTGTCGACGGCGAGCTGATGCACGTCGAGGAACTTTTCCGGGATGCACTGGAGGTTCTTGGGAGGGCACCCCCGGCGGACGTGGCCTACTCGGTCCACCTTGCCCTCGGAAGGGCTTTCGCCGAGATAGCCGTGGAAAAGGCCAGGGAGTTTGGAGTGAAGAACGTCGGGATGAGCGGCGGGGGGGCGTTCAACGAGCCGATAGTTAAGACCGTGAGAAAGATCGTGGAAGCCAGCGGGCTGAAGTTCTACACCACTCACGAGGTGCCGCGCGGCGACAACGGGATAAACGTCGGCCAGGCCTTCCTCGGGGGGCTGTATCTCGAGGGCTATCTCAGCAGGGAGGATCTGATGCTGTGA
- a CDS encoding cysteine desulfurase yields the protein MRIPEDVRKDIPLTSEVIYFDNTATSLTPKPVIDAMDEYYLRYRANVHRGIHRLSQMATHKYEESRKVVADFLNAKFEEIVFTKNTSESLNLAALGLEHLFKPGDKIVTTPYEHHSDLLPWQRLARKKGLKLEFIEGDDEGNLDLNDAERKIKGAKLVAVQHVSNALGVIHEVEELGKMAKEEGAIFVVDAAQSAGHMEVDVKKLHADFLGLSGHKGPMGPTGIGVLYVNEEFFETFEPPLIGGGTIEDVSLDSYKLTEPPERFEAGTPNIGGAIGLAAGIKYIERIGIDRIERQEHRLVKRITEGLDELEVPWYGPRNLKKHAGVVSFNVPTLHPHDVAAILDEHSIMVRSGHHCALPVMKKLGINGTVRASFHVYNSVEEVDTFLGVMEEIVKNLRG from the coding sequence ATGAGAATACCCGAGGATGTGAGAAAGGACATCCCTCTGACGAGCGAGGTCATCTACTTCGACAACACGGCAACTTCCCTCACACCGAAGCCGGTTATTGATGCCATGGACGAGTACTACCTCAGATACCGCGCCAACGTGCACAGGGGAATACACAGGCTCTCCCAGATGGCGACGCATAAATACGAGGAGAGCAGGAAGGTCGTCGCCGACTTCCTCAACGCGAAGTTCGAGGAGATAGTCTTCACAAAGAACACGAGCGAGAGCCTGAATCTGGCCGCCCTCGGCCTGGAGCATCTCTTCAAGCCCGGGGACAAGATAGTAACCACCCCCTACGAGCACCACTCGGATTTACTCCCCTGGCAGAGGCTGGCGAGGAAGAAGGGGCTGAAGCTGGAGTTCATAGAGGGGGACGACGAGGGCAACCTGGATTTGAACGATGCCGAGAGGAAAATAAAGGGGGCAAAGCTCGTAGCGGTTCAGCACGTCTCGAACGCTTTGGGAGTGATCCACGAGGTCGAGGAGCTTGGAAAGATGGCGAAGGAGGAGGGGGCAATATTCGTGGTTGACGCAGCTCAAAGCGCCGGCCATATGGAGGTGGACGTCAAGAAGCTCCACGCCGACTTTTTAGGGCTTTCAGGCCACAAGGGACCGATGGGGCCGACGGGGATAGGCGTTCTCTACGTGAACGAGGAGTTCTTCGAAACATTCGAGCCTCCCCTCATAGGCGGCGGCACCATCGAAGACGTCAGCCTCGACTCCTACAAGCTGACGGAACCCCCGGAGCGCTTCGAGGCCGGAACGCCGAACATAGGCGGTGCCATAGGCCTCGCCGCGGGAATCAAGTACATCGAAAGGATTGGAATCGACAGAATCGAGAGGCAGGAGCACAGGTTAGTGAAGCGAATCACCGAGGGGCTGGACGAGCTTGAGGTTCCGTGGTACGGGCCGAGGAACCTGAAGAAGCACGCCGGTGTTGTCAGCTTCAACGTTCCAACTCTGCACCCCCACGACGTCGCGGCGATACTCGACGAGCACAGCATAATGGTTCGCTCGGGCCACCACTGCGCCCTTCCGGTGATGAAGAAGCTCGGAATAAACGGGACAGTTAGAGCGTCGTTCCACGTCTACAACAGCGTTGAGGAGGTCGATACCTTCCTCGGTGTCATGGAGGAGATAGTGAAGAATCTGAGGGGCTAG
- the hypE gene encoding hydrogenase expression/formation protein HypE, giving the protein MKIKLEHGAGGEIMEELLREVILKSLTLKSAGGIGLDALDDGATIPFGDKHLVFTIDGHTVKPLFFPGGDIGRLAVSGTVNDLAVMGAKPLALANSMIIGEGFDGEDLKRILRSMDETAREVPVPIVTGDTKVVEDNIGMFVITAGIGIAERPITDSGAEVGDVVLVSGTIGDHGIALMSHREGIAFETELESDVAPIWEVVEAVAKAIGWENIHAMKDPTRGGLSNALNEMASKANVGILIRESDVPVRPEVRAASDMLGISPFDVANEGKVVMIVPREHAEEALEAMRGTGRGKNAAIIGEVIEKYPGRVLVETGIGGKRFLEPPAGDPVPRVC; this is encoded by the coding sequence ATGAAGATCAAACTCGAACACGGTGCGGGCGGAGAAATAATGGAGGAACTCCTGAGGGAGGTCATCCTGAAGAGCCTCACCCTCAAATCCGCGGGTGGGATAGGTCTGGATGCCCTCGACGACGGGGCCACGATACCCTTCGGCGATAAGCACCTCGTCTTCACGATAGACGGCCACACGGTGAAGCCCCTCTTCTTCCCGGGAGGCGACATCGGAAGGCTGGCCGTGAGCGGAACGGTGAACGACCTGGCGGTGATGGGTGCAAAGCCCCTCGCCCTTGCGAACTCAATGATAATCGGCGAAGGCTTCGACGGGGAAGACCTGAAGAGAATCCTCCGCTCGATGGACGAGACGGCCCGGGAAGTGCCGGTTCCGATAGTGACGGGCGACACCAAAGTTGTCGAGGACAACATAGGCATGTTCGTTATAACGGCTGGAATCGGGATAGCCGAGAGACCGATAACCGACTCCGGGGCGGAGGTGGGGGATGTTGTTCTCGTCAGCGGAACCATCGGAGACCACGGCATAGCGCTCATGAGCCACCGCGAGGGAATAGCCTTCGAGACGGAGCTTGAGAGTGATGTGGCTCCGATATGGGAGGTCGTGGAGGCGGTGGCAAAAGCGATAGGCTGGGAGAACATCCACGCCATGAAGGACCCCACCAGGGGAGGGCTGAGCAACGCCCTCAACGAGATGGCGAGCAAGGCCAACGTGGGGATACTCATAAGGGAATCCGACGTCCCGGTGAGGCCGGAGGTAAGGGCCGCGAGCGACATGCTCGGCATAAGCCCCTTCGACGTTGCCAACGAGGGCAAGGTGGTCATGATAGTCCCGAGGGAGCATGCGGAGGAGGCCCTTGAGGCCATGAGAGGCACGGGGAGGGGGAAGAACGCCGCCATAATAGGGGAAGTCATCGAGAAGTACCCGGGCAGGGTTCTCGTTGAGACGGGTATAGGCGGAAAGAGGTTCCTTGAACCGCCGGCCGGAGACCCCGTGCCGAGGGTCTGCTGA
- the hypD gene encoding hydrogenase formation protein HypD — MEPLEAFKDREIAQRIVKRIHEEAEGLDEIRFMHVCGTHEDTVTRSGIRSLLPENVKIVSGPGCPVCITPVEDIVKMREIMKRAYEEGERIILTTFGDMYKIPTPLGSFADLRSEGYDVRIVYSIFDTYKIAKENPDRTVVHFSPGFETTTAPAAGMLNAVVEEGLENFKIYSVHRLTPPAVEALVKQGTRFHGLIDPGHVSTIIGVKGWEYLARDYGIPQVIAGFEPVDVLMGILMLIKMVKNGEVKIVNEYTRAVKYEGNVTAQRLIEKFFEVKDAKWRALGTIPNSGLELRKEWKDLEIRTYYDPEVPKLPDLEKGCICGAVLRGLALPTDCPHFGKTCTPRSPVGPCMVSYEGTCSIFYKYGALF, encoded by the coding sequence GGCCTCGATGAGATCCGCTTCATGCACGTCTGCGGAACCCACGAGGACACGGTAACCCGCTCCGGAATCCGTTCGCTTCTGCCCGAGAACGTCAAGATCGTCAGCGGGCCAGGCTGTCCCGTCTGCATAACGCCCGTCGAGGACATCGTGAAGATGCGCGAGATAATGAAGCGGGCCTACGAGGAGGGGGAGAGGATAATCCTCACGACCTTCGGCGACATGTACAAGATACCAACGCCCCTCGGGAGCTTCGCAGACCTGCGGAGCGAGGGCTATGACGTCCGCATCGTCTACTCCATCTTCGACACCTACAAGATAGCGAAGGAGAACCCCGACAGGACGGTGGTGCACTTCTCACCGGGCTTCGAGACGACAACAGCTCCCGCGGCCGGGATGCTCAACGCCGTCGTCGAGGAGGGGCTTGAGAACTTCAAAATCTACTCCGTCCACCGCCTGACGCCCCCGGCGGTTGAGGCGCTGGTTAAGCAGGGCACCAGGTTCCACGGGCTGATCGACCCGGGCCACGTCTCCACGATCATCGGTGTGAAGGGGTGGGAGTACCTGGCCAGGGACTACGGCATACCACAGGTGATAGCCGGTTTCGAGCCGGTAGACGTCCTCATGGGAATCCTGATGCTCATAAAGATGGTGAAGAATGGGGAAGTCAAGATAGTCAACGAGTACACCAGGGCCGTTAAGTACGAGGGCAACGTCACTGCCCAGAGGCTCATCGAGAAGTTCTTCGAAGTCAAGGACGCCAAATGGCGCGCCCTCGGAACGATACCGAACAGCGGGCTTGAGCTGAGAAAGGAGTGGAAGGATCTGGAGATAAGAACCTACTACGACCCGGAGGTTCCCAAGCTTCCGGACCTCGAAAAGGGCTGCATCTGCGGTGCGGTCTTGAGGGGCTTAGCCCTGCCGACGGACTGTCCGCACTTCGGGAAGACCTGCACCCCCAGAAGCCCAGTGGGGCCGTGTATGGTCTCCTACGAGGGGACGTGCAGCATCTTCTACAAGTACGGGGCACTGTTCTGA
- a CDS encoding ATP-NAD kinase family protein, which produces MIGLIINPIAGMGGKVALKGTDGVVEEAIRRGARPVAPDLVRLFLGELSHYGESAEIEFLTGPGPLGEDVLREFDFPFEVIRHRKVTYRTVDGVRIPDTTSEDTRELAGAMVGKVDLLLFAGGDGTARDVVGVVDERVPVLGIPTGVKMYSGVFATSPEDAARVLVEFLKGKARLEEREVRDIDEDAYRHDEVSARTYGKAIVPVVETLVQGSKERVPIDEEDELEAIAEAVAEEILESDGVYFLGSGSTVKRIKDMLGIDGTLLGVDIVEVRDGKARLLVKDAAERDLLKFVERNPRIVVTVIGGMGFLFGRGNQQFSAEVLRHIPKENITVVATPSKIRDGVVRVYTGDREVDERLRGYIRVRVSPWMERMVRVV; this is translated from the coding sequence ATGATAGGGCTTATAATCAACCCGATAGCTGGAATGGGGGGAAAGGTGGCGCTCAAGGGCACCGACGGCGTCGTCGAGGAGGCGATAAGGAGGGGAGCAAGGCCCGTGGCTCCCGACCTCGTGAGGCTCTTCCTTGGGGAGCTGAGCCACTACGGGGAATCCGCCGAAATCGAGTTCCTTACCGGTCCCGGCCCGCTTGGGGAGGATGTTCTGAGGGAGTTCGACTTTCCCTTCGAGGTTATCAGGCACAGGAAGGTAACCTACCGGACGGTTGATGGCGTCAGAATTCCGGATACGACCTCCGAAGACACTAGAGAGCTTGCCGGGGCGATGGTGGGGAAGGTTGATTTGCTCCTCTTTGCGGGGGGAGATGGAACGGCGAGGGACGTCGTGGGGGTTGTCGATGAGAGGGTTCCCGTTCTCGGAATTCCAACGGGGGTGAAGATGTACTCCGGAGTCTTCGCCACCTCCCCTGAAGACGCGGCGAGGGTTCTCGTCGAGTTCCTCAAAGGGAAGGCCAGACTTGAGGAGAGGGAAGTTAGGGACATCGATGAAGATGCCTACCGACACGACGAGGTCAGTGCGAGAACCTACGGAAAGGCCATTGTTCCGGTCGTTGAGACGCTCGTCCAGGGGAGCAAGGAGAGGGTTCCCATAGATGAGGAGGATGAACTCGAGGCAATCGCCGAGGCCGTGGCGGAGGAGATACTCGAGAGCGATGGGGTCTACTTCCTCGGCTCCGGCTCCACAGTAAAGAGGATAAAGGACATGCTTGGAATAGACGGGACGCTACTCGGTGTCGATATTGTCGAGGTTCGGGACGGGAAGGCGCGGCTCCTCGTTAAGGACGCGGCAGAGAGGGATCTTCTGAAGTTCGTTGAGAGGAACCCCAGGATAGTGGTCACGGTTATCGGCGGGATGGGCTTCCTCTTTGGCAGGGGCAACCAGCAGTTCTCGGCGGAGGTTCTGAGGCATATTCCCAAGGAAAACATCACCGTGGTCGCAACGCCCTCCAAGATCAGAGACGGCGTCGTGAGGGTCTACACGGGCGATAGGGAGGTCGACGAAAGGCTCAGGGGCTACATACGCGTCAGGGTAAGCCCCTGGATGGAGAGGATGGTCAGGGTGGTTTAG